The sequence TAGTTCCGTAACAATTTTGCTAATACCCCAAACCCCAACCACATCTCCAAGATCGTCGAATAGGGGCATTTTAGTTGTTGATACCCACTGCTCACGCCCATCGTCGAACTGTTCGTGTACCACATGGTCGAGCACGGGTTTTAGGGTGGTCATGATTTCTCGCTCCTCATTGAATGCTTTTTGAGCATGCTCCTTGGAGTGGAAATCGAAGTCGCTTTTTCCAATTAGGTCTTCGGTTGATTCGGCCTGGAATAGTTTCACCATCGATTTGCTAATTCGAATAAACTGGCTGTTATTGTCCTTGAAGTAAACAAAGTCGGGGATGTTGAGCATGAGGGCATCCAGGAGAGCTTTTTCGTGCCTCATTTGGTCTTTTAAGCTCTCTTGATCGTGCCGCTTACGCTCGGTTTCCTCTTGAATGGCTTGAAGCTCCTCTATGTTTTGGCGCATCTCCTCCTCTTGAGCAGCCAACTCTTCGGCTTGCTGCTGAGCTTTTGCAAGTAATTCGGAAGTGCGAATATTGATTTTTGCTGTGGAGATTGTTGCTGCAATACTTTCGGATACCTTTTCCACAAAGGCTATTTGGTGCTCCGAAAACTCTGAGAATCCTGCAATTTCAATAACACCGTAAATGGTTTCGTTTACCTGCATTGGAATGAGAAGCAATTCAGCGGGATTTTCTTTCCCTAATCCGGATGTAATGGAGATGTAGTTGTTGGGGACTTTAGTCATGTAGATGCGCTTCTTTTCTTGGAAGCAACGACCTATCATGCCTTCGCCCAACTCAATAGTTTTTTCCAAATACTTACGCCTATCGTAGGCATAACTGGCTGTCATTTCAATCAAGGAGTGGTCTGGATCGGTGTCGTTTATGACAAAAATTCCCCCTTGGTTAGCCCCAAGGTAGTTTACTAGATTTTGAATAATCTCGTAGGAAAGTTCTTCGATATTGTCGTTGTTGCGGCGGAGAATTTCTCCGAAGAGGGCCATTCCGCTTGTGGCCCAGCCTTGGCGTTGCTCCTCTTCTTTTCGGAGAAGTTCATTCTGGTTTGCTTCCTTTAGGCTGTGTCGCATATCGAGCAGCGATTGTCCCAATAAATCTTGAGGCCCTAGCAGCTTAAATTCTGCATCGAGGTTGCCGTTGCCAATTTCCCGTGCGAATACCTCAGCGTTGTTGAGGCCATCGATGAGGTTGTTCATGGAGTTGCCCAGCTCTTCCAGCTCATCGCCGGTGGTTATAACAACCTTTTTATCGGCATCAATATCGCCCTTGGCCATAATGTTGAGTAAATCTCGGATGGAGAGCAATGGATTTATGATGTTTCGGGCAATTAGCCAAACAACAATTCCAAGAACTCCTAGGCCAAGTATAATTACAAAAAACGAAAAGTAGAGCAAGTCAGTGGCTGGTTTCATAATCTCATCAACTGGGACGAAAAGCCCAAGAGACCAAGATTGCTTGGCTTCACCTACTTTAATTGGTCGAAGAACGGTGTAGTCGTTTCTTTCGTTGTTCTCGGAGAAAAACTCGGTACCAAAACCGTCAGTAATTCTTTTGTCGAGTTTGTGTTCAGATGTGATTTGCGGGTACACTTCCATCAATTTCTTTCCTACCAGCGATGGGTCAGTATGGGCAATAATAGTACCGTCGTTACCTATCAAGAATGCCACTGTGCCTTCATAAGGCTTTATGGTGACTATTAAGTCCTGAAACTTCGATAAAATAATGTCTACCCCAACCAGTCCGGCAAACTTGCTTCCGCTATTTATGGGCGTGCAAATGCTGGTAAGTAGAATTTCTGGTCCCTTGTTTATGGCGTATGGATATGGGTCGATAATTGCTTGCTTGTTCTCTGTTTTTATTTTGTAGTAGCTGCTGGTGAGTATGTTTCCTGCTGTATCTTTGAGTTCTACACTGCTTAAAATATCTCCATGATCTTCGTAAACAGTTGTGGCAACTCTTCCATAATCTTTAGTGTAGCCGGAATACAGAGCAGAATATTCCCAACTCATCCATGTGTAGAGGTATTTACTATTTTTCTTTTTGGCAGTACGCAATACATCGAGGTAGATGGAATCGCGCTGTGATGGCGCTAATTTATTGAAACCACTCATTGACTGAGCCATTGCACGGGTAAAGCCCAGATCGCCTTCGAGATCGGCTTGTATAAGCGCTGCTTGCTTTTCGGCTTCGAGGGTAACCGCCGCAATTGCACCGTTTACGGCCATCTGGCGAATTTTATAGCCAACAGAAATGCCTAACATAACGATCACCAATGTGCCGGTAAGGATAACCAGCACCAGCATTTTGGTGGAGAGCTTTAATTTTTTGAATGATATCATCTTCCCGAGGATTATGTTCGGTTTACAAAAAAAAGCATGATAGCGTAAGGGTTTTACTGCCCAAACTATCAGGGCGAAATATAAACAAAATTGGCGATGCAATTGAAGTTATCATCTCCGGTTAAAAATATGAAATGTTTTACTACCGTGGTGCCATTGGGCTTATTTCTTTTAGTCATTATTATCTAATGCTTTTCTTGGTAGCAAGCAGCACTCCTTGTTTCGACCATTAACGGTTAGTTTTTGTAAGGAATATATACATCTGGTTATTAATTAGTATCTTCCGTAAAATTAAAATCCTAATTGATGAAACAGTTTTTGCTTCTCAGTTTTCTACTATTTGCGCGAGGCGC is a genomic window of Williamwhitmania taraxaci containing:
- a CDS encoding PAS domain-containing protein; amino-acid sequence: MISFKKLKLSTKMLVLVILTGTLVIVMLGISVGYKIRQMAVNGAIAAVTLEAEKQAALIQADLEGDLGFTRAMAQSMSGFNKLAPSQRDSIYLDVLRTAKKKNSKYLYTWMSWEYSALYSGYTKDYGRVATTVYEDHGDILSSVELKDTAGNILTSSYYKIKTENKQAIIDPYPYAINKGPEILLTSICTPINSGSKFAGLVGVDIILSKFQDLIVTIKPYEGTVAFLIGNDGTIIAHTDPSLVGKKLMEVYPQITSEHKLDKRITDGFGTEFFSENNERNDYTVLRPIKVGEAKQSWSLGLFVPVDEIMKPATDLLYFSFFVIILGLGVLGIVVWLIARNIINPLLSIRDLLNIMAKGDIDADKKVVITTGDELEELGNSMNNLIDGLNNAEVFAREIGNGNLDAEFKLLGPQDLLGQSLLDMRHSLKEANQNELLRKEEEQRQGWATSGMALFGEILRRNNDNIEELSYEIIQNLVNYLGANQGGIFVINDTDPDHSLIEMTASYAYDRRKYLEKTIELGEGMIGRCFQEKKRIYMTKVPNNYISITSGLGKENPAELLLIPMQVNETIYGVIEIAGFSEFSEHQIAFVEKVSESIAATISTAKINIRTSELLAKAQQQAEELAAQEEEMRQNIEELQAIQEETERKRHDQESLKDQMRHEKALLDALMLNIPDFVYFKDNNSQFIRISKSMVKLFQAESTEDLIGKSDFDFHSKEHAQKAFNEEREIMTTLKPVLDHVVHEQFDDGREQWVSTTKMPLFDDLGDVVGVWGISKIVTELKQAEIIANEKANEADTLRKKVEAQDNEYKALATAININTLVAHYSTKGILISANNAMLELLGKSSIDVLGKHQNELFAMNETAEAQKEFWADLLRGIVVNRNYTGTQNGKKITLSETYSPVTNSEGIVEKVICIAVKNG